Proteins found in one Vagococcus carniphilus genomic segment:
- the acpS gene encoding holo-ACP synthase, whose translation MIAGIGVDIVELKRMKEVIEKNEKFIDRVLTTEERNLFDQLGEKRQVEFLGGRFACKEAFSKAYGTGIGKVKLTDVEVLREENGRPIVTKSPFEGKVHVSISHTEIMAIAQIILEND comes from the coding sequence ATGATAGCTGGTATTGGTGTCGATATTGTTGAACTTAAAAGAATGAAAGAAGTAATTGAAAAAAACGAAAAATTTATTGATCGTGTTTTAACGACAGAGGAGAGAAACCTTTTTGACCAGTTAGGAGAAAAACGCCAAGTTGAGTTTTTAGGAGGTCGTTTTGCATGCAAAGAGGCTTTTTCTAAAGCATACGGAACGGGTATTGGTAAAGTGAAATTAACAGATGTTGAGGTTCTAAGAGAAGAAAATGGTCGTCCTATAGTAACCAAATCTCCATTTGAAGGAAAAGTTCATGTTTCAATTTCTCATACGGAGATTATGGCAATAGCACAAATTATCTTAGAAAATGACTAA
- a CDS encoding cytidine deaminase family protein, with protein sequence MFDKLKKEATRVINPKQYSDYAEGGQVAAAIETSDGNIYTGICIDTACSMGFCAEHAAAADMLKHGETHVVRLVAVDTKGEFLAPCGRCREFLSQLDERNVEMEIALGENNIYTLKDLLPFDWKK encoded by the coding sequence ATGTTTGATAAACTAAAAAAAGAAGCAACTCGTGTCATTAATCCTAAGCAATATTCTGACTATGCAGAAGGTGGTCAAGTTGCAGCTGCTATAGAAACTTCTGATGGCAATATTTATACGGGAATTTGTATCGATACAGCTTGCTCTATGGGATTTTGTGCCGAGCATGCAGCGGCGGCAGACATGTTGAAGCACGGAGAGACGCATGTTGTTCGATTAGTTGCAGTAGATACTAAGGGAGAATTTTTAGCACCTTGTGGTAGATGTCGTGAGTTTTTATCTCAACTAGATGAACGTAATGTGGAGATGGAAATTGCCCTAGGAGAAAATAATATTTATACGTTGAAAGACTTATTGCCTTTTGATTGGAAAAAATAA
- a CDS encoding YicC/YloC family endoribonuclease, translating into MKSMTGYGKGNCSKENYQIVVEIKSVNHRFLDTQIRMPREFNSLEMPMKNCAKKYLSRGRVECFVTIQKESGSDQDIAINWHLMDQLMLELNEAKESRYKGKKFSPSKIMTGAIMHPELFEVVEKKEVDEELVTDLMETFEEAIQALEESRLAEGMEIKKYFETYQQEIKDAVVIIKEQSEMIEKDYQEKLEKKMTDLIGDKVDENRLLTEVALLIERGDINEELDRLEIHVGKLNQLLEKDAPVGKEMDFLIQEMNREVNTIGSKSTTIAIKEQVVFLKTVVEKIREQVQNIE; encoded by the coding sequence ATGAAAAGTATGACAGGGTATGGTAAAGGTAATTGCTCGAAAGAAAATTACCAAATAGTAGTTGAGATAAAATCAGTCAATCATCGGTTTTTAGATACACAAATCAGAATGCCAAGAGAATTTAACTCACTTGAAATGCCAATGAAAAATTGTGCTAAAAAATATTTAAGTCGAGGGCGAGTTGAGTGTTTTGTAACCATTCAAAAAGAGTCTGGTAGTGACCAAGATATTGCGATTAATTGGCATTTGATGGATCAATTAATGCTTGAATTAAACGAAGCTAAAGAGAGTCGATATAAAGGAAAGAAATTTTCACCTTCTAAAATAATGACTGGAGCTATTATGCATCCAGAATTATTTGAAGTTGTAGAAAAAAAAGAGGTAGACGAAGAGTTAGTAACAGATTTGATGGAAACTTTTGAAGAAGCTATTCAAGCTTTAGAAGAAAGCCGATTAGCAGAAGGAATGGAAATCAAAAAATACTTTGAAACCTATCAGCAAGAAATCAAAGATGCCGTTGTAATCATTAAAGAGCAGTCAGAGATGATTGAAAAAGATTACCAAGAAAAATTAGAGAAAAAAATGACAGATTTGATTGGTGACAAAGTAGATGAGAATCGTTTGTTGACAGAAGTAGCTCTTTTAATCGAGCGAGGAGATATTAATGAAGAATTAGACCGGTTAGAGATTCATGTCGGTAAATTAAATCAATTACTCGAAAAAGATGCTCCTGTTGGAAAAGAAATGGACTTTCTAATTCAAGAAATGAACCGAGAAGTTAACACAATCGGTTCTAAATCAACAACTATCGCCATCAAAGAACAGGTTGTTTTCTTAAAAACGGTGGTTGAAAAGATTAGAGAACAGGTTCAAAACATTGAATAA
- a CDS encoding YdbC family protein: MAQEFSYEIVEEIVVLSENPKGWRKELNLVSWNGRPPKFDLRDWAPDHEKMGKGVTLSNEEFNALKESLSKM; encoded by the coding sequence ATGGCACAAGAATTTTCTTATGAAATTGTAGAAGAAATTGTCGTCCTTTCAGAGAACCCAAAAGGATGGAGAAAAGAACTTAATTTAGTGAGTTGGAATGGGCGTCCACCAAAATTTGATTTAAGAGATTGGGCTCCAGATCATGAAAAAATGGGTAAAGGTGTTACTTTATCAAACGAAGAATTCAATGCTTTAAAAGAATCATTAAGTAAAATGTAG
- the fmt gene encoding methionyl-tRNA formyltransferase has protein sequence MTKIIFMGTPGFSVPILDGLVEAGYEVLRVVTQPDRPVGRKKILTPPPVKEAALKHNIKVLQPEKISGSAEMDEIMTLGADLIVTAAFGQFLPESLLESPRLGAINVHASLLPKYRGGAPVHYSIINGDDKTGVTIMRMIKKMDAGAILTQESLPIEKTDDVGSMFEKLSLLGKKMLLEMLPDFLEGKIKDTPQEESQVTYSPNITREEEQIDWQKTSRLVDSQVRGMRPWPVAYTMYQDSRVKIWDTMVLEETTTEKPGTIIQINKKNFWVACGEGTVLQINDLQPAGKGRLKAVEYLNGVGREMEVGNHFE, from the coding sequence ATGACTAAAATAATATTTATGGGGACACCAGGCTTTTCAGTACCAATTTTAGATGGATTAGTAGAAGCAGGTTATGAGGTATTACGTGTAGTAACACAACCAGACCGCCCAGTTGGACGAAAAAAAATTCTAACACCGCCTCCTGTAAAAGAAGCAGCGTTAAAACACAATATTAAAGTGTTACAACCAGAAAAAATAAGTGGTTCAGCTGAGATGGATGAAATTATGACATTAGGAGCAGATTTAATTGTCACAGCAGCATTTGGTCAATTTTTACCAGAAAGCTTATTGGAGAGCCCACGTTTAGGAGCTATTAACGTACACGCTTCTTTACTGCCTAAGTATCGAGGTGGAGCACCTGTTCATTACTCCATTATTAATGGAGATGACAAAACAGGTGTTACTATCATGCGTATGATTAAAAAAATGGACGCAGGAGCTATTTTAACTCAAGAATCATTACCGATTGAGAAAACAGATGATGTAGGTAGCATGTTTGAAAAATTAAGCTTACTAGGTAAAAAAATGTTACTTGAAATGTTACCAGACTTTTTAGAAGGTAAAATAAAAGATACACCTCAAGAAGAATCTCAAGTAACTTATTCACCTAATATTACTCGTGAAGAAGAGCAAATAGATTGGCAAAAGACAAGTAGACTTGTCGACTCTCAAGTAAGAGGTATGCGCCCGTGGCCAGTAGCTTACACGATGTATCAAGATAGTCGTGTTAAAATCTGGGATACTATGGTTTTAGAAGAAACAACAACTGAAAAACCTGGAACGATTATCCAAATTAATAAAAAGAATTTTTGGGTAGCTTGTGGTGAAGGTACGGTGTTACAAATCAATGATTTACAACCAGCAGGAAAAGGCCGCCTAAAAGCAGTTGAGTACTTAAATGGTGTAGGTCGTGAAATGGAAGTAGGCAATCATTTTGAATAA
- the def gene encoding peptide deformylase, whose translation MKKIVLYPNKVLTTPTKKVTHIDDEIIDLLDDMYQVIKAKDAIGLAANQVGVSKSVIVIELDEETGLFEMINPEIIASSGKSIDVEGCLSFPDVYGTVERYEEVTVRYVDREGYEMEVDATGYLARAFQHEMEHLRGELFTDSIIETIEPDNLVAYMEEHGYD comes from the coding sequence GTGAAAAAAATAGTATTATATCCCAATAAAGTTTTAACAACACCAACTAAAAAGGTGACACATATTGATGATGAAATCATTGATTTATTAGATGATATGTATCAAGTGATTAAAGCAAAAGATGCTATCGGTTTAGCAGCTAATCAAGTGGGTGTTTCAAAAAGTGTTATTGTCATTGAATTAGATGAGGAAACAGGTCTATTTGAAATGATCAATCCAGAAATTATTGCTTCATCAGGTAAATCAATTGATGTGGAAGGTTGTTTAAGTTTTCCAGACGTATATGGAACAGTTGAAAGATATGAAGAAGTGACTGTGCGTTATGTTGATAGAGAAGGTTATGAAATGGAAGTTGATGCAACAGGTTATCTAGCAAGAGCCTTCCAACATGAGATGGAGCATTTAAGAGGAGAATTGTTTACAGATAGCATTATTGAAACAATCGAACCAGATAATTTAGTAGCGTATATGGAGGAACATGGTTATGACTAA
- the rpoZ gene encoding DNA-directed RNA polymerase subunit omega, whose amino-acid sequence MMLTPSIDKLLEQVDSKYSLVILSSKRAHELDLGAQPMIEEDKFVSVKNVGRGLEEIANGDVVIDPNPELKRELLKRQEEERKANKRREHQELEARIQMDRKM is encoded by the coding sequence ATTATGTTAACACCATCAATTGATAAGTTATTAGAACAAGTAGATTCAAAATATTCTTTGGTTATTTTATCAAGTAAACGTGCTCATGAATTAGATTTAGGAGCGCAACCAATGATTGAAGAAGATAAATTTGTTTCAGTGAAAAATGTTGGTCGTGGTTTAGAAGAAATCGCAAATGGTGATGTAGTGATTGATCCAAACCCAGAATTAAAAAGAGAATTATTAAAACGCCAAGAAGAAGAAAGAAAAGCAAACAAACGTCGTGAGCATCAAGAATTAGAAGCTCGCATTCAAATGGATCGCAAAATGTAA
- the gmk gene encoding guanylate kinase: MSERGLLIVLSGPSGVGKGTVRKAIFDSEGNEFEYSISMTTRQMRTGEKEGVDYFFRSREEFEELIQTGKMLEYAEYVGNYYGTPLDYVNQTLDSGKDVFLEIEVQGAMKVKEKVPDGVFIFLTPPDFDELKSRIVNRGTDDMAVIDERMKVAREEVDMMRHYDYAVVNDKVDLAVDRIKKIIESEHYRVDRVIHRYEKMLKEF, from the coding sequence ATGTCAGAAAGAGGGTTATTAATCGTACTATCCGGACCATCAGGTGTTGGTAAGGGTACGGTCAGAAAAGCAATATTTGATAGTGAAGGCAATGAATTTGAATATTCAATCTCAATGACGACTCGTCAAATGAGAACTGGAGAGAAAGAAGGTGTGGATTACTTCTTTCGTTCAAGGGAAGAATTTGAAGAGTTGATTCAAACCGGAAAAATGTTAGAATATGCAGAGTACGTTGGCAATTACTACGGTACCCCTTTGGATTATGTGAATCAGACACTTGATTCAGGTAAGGATGTCTTTTTGGAAATAGAAGTTCAAGGAGCGATGAAAGTAAAAGAGAAAGTGCCAGATGGTGTTTTTATCTTTTTAACGCCTCCTGATTTTGATGAGTTAAAATCAAGAATTGTGAATCGTGGAACAGATGATATGGCTGTGATTGACGAAAGAATGAAAGTGGCTCGCGAAGAAGTTGATATGATGCGTCATTATGATTATGCAGTTGTTAATGATAAAGTAGATTTAGCTGTAGATCGTATAAAAAAAATAATTGAGAGCGAACATTACCGAGTAGATCGTGTGATTCATCGCTACGAAAAAATGTTAAAGGAGTTTTAA
- a CDS encoding patatin-like phospholipase family protein → MLKEIYPSHLKMISFEGAKEWIPFFGSNSQALKELSANMVQLKDTDAFFGWYEKNQLLFIVGVTFYKDEVHVNNLLKMSKTVRNKEYYNGLVAIAKRRFLKKMVLKLAKQPLLKAQELHKLGFSYQDGSGYELEMSYNTGLVLGGGGAKGAYQIGVWHCLEELSIDYTMMSGTSVGALNGGLILQGELEVAEEMWQSIATEKILSLPFETSDEYTIKELINKLQLLTKTAVQSKGVSTEPLLNLIKELMDPEKIFNKEKEFFIATTETPRMEEKVVSLKDMTEETLPQWLLASSSFFPAMAACQIDGTYYVDGGYRNNVPRDVLLNRGATELLVIDVNGPGITKPYHLENGVTELIFSSSWGLGNVLLFDGKRSTWNMRLGYLEAKKLLGDYSGQSYTFPNKNFKKECLVLSREFFYFLKLIPKFNNWYKKKTTLKEWEWLQKNQIIPEFISLILLESLAKKLMIDPTLLYTLDELSQLVVKKFHEKEELVGDELNQAMMYSLGEWLTKYAQQKSPISEFQQIASYYHYFGDEAESHRDSYDLLLDVSWKIGLEALFLMFLEKRNK, encoded by the coding sequence TTGTTAAAAGAAATTTACCCTTCACATTTAAAAATGATATCTTTTGAAGGAGCAAAAGAATGGATACCGTTTTTCGGGTCAAATTCTCAAGCGCTAAAGGAACTCAGTGCCAATATGGTTCAATTAAAAGATACAGATGCTTTTTTTGGTTGGTATGAAAAGAACCAACTATTGTTTATTGTAGGTGTTACTTTTTATAAAGATGAAGTTCATGTAAATAACTTACTAAAAATGAGTAAAACGGTTAGAAATAAAGAGTATTATAATGGTTTAGTGGCCATTGCTAAAAGAAGATTTTTAAAAAAAATGGTATTGAAGTTAGCTAAACAACCTCTTCTAAAAGCTCAAGAACTTCACAAACTAGGTTTTAGTTATCAAGACGGAAGTGGATATGAATTAGAGATGTCCTATAATACCGGATTAGTTCTTGGTGGTGGAGGGGCTAAAGGAGCTTACCAAATAGGCGTATGGCACTGTTTAGAAGAACTTTCCATTGATTATACTATGATGAGTGGAACCTCTGTTGGAGCGTTAAATGGAGGGCTTATATTACAAGGTGAGTTGGAAGTAGCAGAAGAGATGTGGCAGTCTATTGCAACAGAAAAAATCCTTTCTTTACCTTTTGAAACATCAGATGAGTATACAATAAAGGAATTAATCAATAAACTTCAACTTTTGACTAAAACAGCTGTTCAATCTAAAGGCGTTAGCACAGAACCTTTATTAAATTTGATCAAAGAGTTGATGGATCCAGAAAAAATATTTAATAAGGAAAAAGAATTTTTTATTGCGACAACAGAAACACCGAGAATGGAAGAAAAGGTTGTTTCTTTAAAAGATATGACAGAAGAGACACTACCTCAGTGGCTACTTGCATCGTCTTCTTTTTTCCCAGCTATGGCAGCTTGCCAAATTGATGGTACTTATTATGTTGATGGTGGTTACAGAAATAATGTTCCACGAGACGTATTACTAAATCGCGGTGCGACAGAACTTTTAGTGATTGATGTCAATGGCCCAGGCATAACGAAACCTTACCATTTAGAAAATGGTGTAACAGAACTTATTTTTAGTAGTTCTTGGGGATTAGGAAATGTGTTATTATTTGATGGGAAGCGTTCTACTTGGAATATGAGATTAGGTTATTTAGAAGCAAAAAAACTATTAGGTGATTACAGTGGCCAAAGTTATACGTTTCCAAATAAAAATTTCAAAAAAGAATGCTTAGTATTAAGTCGTGAGTTTTTCTACTTTTTAAAGTTAATACCCAAATTTAATAATTGGTATAAGAAAAAAACAACTTTAAAAGAATGGGAATGGCTCCAAAAAAATCAAATTATACCAGAGTTTATCAGTTTAATATTATTAGAATCATTAGCTAAAAAATTAATGATTGATCCAACTCTTCTTTATACACTGGATGAGCTATCTCAGTTAGTTGTAAAAAAATTTCATGAAAAAGAAGAACTCGTTGGTGATGAGTTAAACCAGGCAATGATGTACTCCTTAGGTGAATGGTTGACGAAGTATGCGCAACAGAAATCTCCTATCTCGGAGTTTCAACAAATCGCTTCTTATTACCATTATTTTGGAGATGAAGCAGAAAGTCACCGAGATAGTTATGACTTATTATTGGATGTTTCTTGGAAAATTGGTTTAGAGGCACTGTTTTTAATGTTTTTAGAAAAGAGGAATAAATAA
- the priA gene encoding primosomal protein N', protein MPFIADVIVDVPAMQTDQPFSYAIPESLTELIEIGMRVEVPFGNGNRHIQGFIVGLTELDIMPNDLKPIINVLDLHPVLNEELLELADEMKETTYSFKITCLQTMLPSVMRSSYKKYVTLLDNNLPEKITDELFLGLGEIEWDIAKESPHFSELLELRRDGKVDIRYEVTTKNKVKTKRVIKKALENSELLLEKEKTRKNATQKHRLLDFLMEIDESEFSIKELLETHDITRPTINEGHKSGWLTIEEREVYRNPYAHHQFKKDTPLKLNEEQQLALDKMKVSMDQEKSDVFLLEGVTGSGKTEVYLQAIAHVLEKNQTAIMLVPEISLTPQTVTRFKKRFGDDVAVLHSGLSQGEKYDEWRKIERKEARVVVGARSAIFAPLENIGLIVIDEEHEGSYKQDETPRYHAKDLAIWRGKYHHCPVLLGSATPSLEARARAQKKVYQLLTLTERAVSKAMLPQIDIIDMKEEMKQSLTTTFSSTLLEKLKSGIAKKEQSVLMLNRRGYSSFVMCRDCGYVLPCPNCDISLTLHMDTKQMKCHYCGHEERIPYRCPVCDGDKIRYYGTGTQKVEEELKELLPEARVIRMDVDTTRRKGSHEKLLAQFGNQEADILLGTQMIAKGLDFPNVTLVGVLNADTALNLPDFRSSEKTFQLLTQVSGRAGRGEKAGEVIIQTFNPEHYAIELAKAQDYEAFYQQEMRLRHQGNYPPFYFTAQLVVSHEEEHLAAKKMYEIVAFLKKYLSEGAILLGPTPKSVARINKRYYYQTVIKYKNEPNLSNGLKIILEESQKEIRNGLRITIDMEPQHFI, encoded by the coding sequence ATGCCATTTATAGCAGATGTGATTGTTGATGTTCCTGCCATGCAGACAGATCAACCTTTTAGTTATGCCATTCCTGAATCGTTAACAGAATTAATAGAAATAGGTATGCGTGTAGAAGTTCCTTTTGGTAATGGGAATCGTCATATTCAAGGTTTTATAGTTGGTTTAACAGAACTTGATATTATGCCAAATGATTTGAAACCAATTATTAATGTCTTGGACTTACATCCTGTTTTAAATGAAGAGCTTTTAGAGTTGGCAGATGAAATGAAAGAAACCACCTATTCGTTTAAAATTACGTGTCTTCAAACAATGTTACCAAGTGTGATGCGTTCTAGTTATAAAAAGTATGTCACTTTACTAGATAATAATTTACCTGAGAAGATAACGGATGAGTTGTTTTTAGGTTTAGGTGAAATTGAATGGGACATTGCTAAAGAATCTCCTCATTTCTCAGAACTTTTAGAGTTAAGACGAGATGGAAAAGTAGACATTCGTTATGAAGTAACAACGAAGAATAAAGTTAAAACTAAACGTGTCATAAAAAAAGCATTAGAAAACTCAGAGTTGTTACTTGAAAAAGAAAAAACAAGAAAAAATGCGACACAAAAACATCGTTTACTTGATTTTTTAATGGAAATTGATGAGTCTGAGTTTAGTATCAAAGAATTACTTGAAACACATGATATTACTCGTCCAACTATTAATGAAGGGCATAAATCTGGTTGGTTAACGATTGAAGAAAGAGAAGTTTACCGAAATCCTTATGCTCACCACCAGTTTAAGAAAGATACACCATTGAAATTAAATGAAGAACAACAGCTTGCTTTAGATAAAATGAAAGTTTCGATGGATCAAGAAAAATCAGATGTCTTTCTTTTAGAAGGTGTAACAGGTAGCGGGAAAACGGAAGTTTATTTACAAGCAATAGCTCATGTCTTAGAAAAAAATCAGACGGCGATTATGTTAGTACCTGAAATTTCGTTAACACCTCAAACAGTGACTCGTTTTAAAAAGCGTTTTGGAGATGATGTAGCTGTTTTACATAGTGGGTTATCTCAAGGGGAAAAATACGATGAATGGCGAAAAATCGAAAGAAAAGAAGCTAGAGTTGTAGTTGGAGCGAGATCAGCTATTTTTGCACCGCTTGAAAATATTGGTTTAATAGTGATTGATGAAGAACATGAAGGTAGTTATAAACAGGATGAAACGCCTCGTTATCATGCAAAGGATTTGGCTATTTGGCGTGGAAAATACCATCATTGTCCTGTTCTTTTAGGAAGTGCAACACCTTCTTTAGAAGCAAGAGCAAGAGCTCAAAAAAAAGTGTACCAACTATTAACATTAACTGAACGTGCGGTGTCTAAAGCAATGTTGCCACAAATCGATATTATTGATATGAAAGAAGAGATGAAACAATCTCTGACAACTACTTTTTCTAGCACTCTTCTTGAAAAGTTAAAGAGTGGCATAGCCAAAAAAGAACAGTCTGTTTTAATGTTAAATAGACGGGGTTATTCTTCTTTTGTGATGTGTCGCGATTGTGGCTATGTTTTGCCATGTCCTAATTGTGATATCTCTTTAACCCTTCATATGGATACCAAACAAATGAAGTGTCATTATTGCGGTCACGAAGAGCGCATTCCATATCGTTGTCCAGTTTGTGACGGTGACAAGATTCGTTATTATGGAACAGGGACACAAAAAGTTGAGGAAGAATTAAAAGAATTGCTTCCAGAAGCAAGAGTGATTCGAATGGATGTCGATACAACTCGTAGAAAAGGAAGTCATGAAAAATTATTAGCTCAATTTGGTAATCAAGAGGCAGATATCTTACTCGGTACTCAAATGATTGCTAAAGGATTGGATTTTCCAAATGTTACGCTAGTGGGCGTTTTAAATGCTGATACAGCTTTAAACTTGCCTGATTTTAGATCAAGTGAAAAAACATTTCAGTTATTAACCCAGGTAAGTGGGCGAGCAGGGCGTGGCGAAAAAGCTGGTGAGGTGATTATTCAAACCTTTAACCCTGAACATTATGCAATTGAGTTAGCTAAAGCACAAGATTATGAAGCTTTCTACCAACAAGAAATGAGATTACGCCATCAAGGGAACTATCCTCCTTTTTATTTTACTGCTCAGTTAGTCGTGAGTCATGAAGAAGAACATCTAGCTGCTAAGAAAATGTATGAAATTGTTGCTTTTTTAAAGAAATATTTATCAGAAGGTGCTATTCTTTTAGGACCAACGCCAAAATCTGTAGCTAGAATTAATAAACGTTATTATTACCAAACAGTTATTAAATATAAAAATGAACCTAATTTGTCAAATGGCTTGAAAATCATTTTAGAAGAATCTCAAAAAGAAATACGAAACGGTCTTCGAATTACGATTGATATGGAGCCACAGCATTTTATTTAG
- a CDS encoding DEAD/DEAH box helicase codes for MKFSELKLDKQLLKAIETIGFEEATPIQSATIPLALEGKDVIGQAQTGTGKTAAFGLPMLEKIDTEKAVLQGLVIAPTRELAIQTQEEIYRLGKDKKIKVQAVYGGADIGRQIRSLKNKPHIVVGTPGRMLDHINRRTLKLETVETLVLDEADEMLNMGFLEDIEAIISKVPEERQTLLFSATMPDSIKRIGVKFMKEPEHVKIKAKEMTANLIDQYFVRCKEFEKFDIMTRLFDVQNPDLTIVFGRTKRRVDELARGLEMRGYKAEGIHGDLPQHKRMSILKAFKNDEIDILVATDVAARGLDISGVSHVYNYDIPQDPESYVHRIGRTGRAGKEGMSVTFVTPNEMSYLHVIEDLTKKKMTPLRPPSKKEAIEGQIGSAVAQIKDLMVENGLESYQDAASDLLESYSAEDLAALLIKQIAKDDASEVPVNITPERPLPSRKGRGGGGRGGNNRGGRGNYRGNNNRGGNRDNNRKKEQYNKKKRTDNSKPGENRKRSNNNNANKDKSRGFVIRNNAK; via the coding sequence TTGAAATTTAGTGAATTAAAATTAGACAAACAGTTATTAAAGGCCATTGAAACTATTGGTTTTGAGGAAGCGACACCTATTCAAAGTGCAACGATACCATTGGCATTAGAAGGCAAAGATGTTATTGGACAAGCTCAAACAGGAACTGGTAAAACAGCGGCGTTTGGATTACCAATGCTTGAAAAGATAGATACAGAAAAAGCTGTGTTACAAGGTTTAGTTATTGCTCCCACAAGAGAATTAGCTATCCAAACACAAGAAGAAATTTATCGTTTAGGTAAAGATAAAAAAATTAAAGTTCAAGCCGTTTACGGTGGAGCTGACATTGGTCGTCAAATCCGCTCATTGAAAAATAAACCACATATTGTTGTGGGAACACCAGGTAGAATGCTTGATCACATTAACCGTCGCACATTAAAATTAGAAACAGTTGAAACTTTAGTTTTAGATGAAGCAGACGAAATGTTAAACATGGGATTCTTAGAAGATATTGAAGCAATTATCTCTAAAGTGCCTGAAGAAAGACAAACTTTATTATTCTCAGCAACAATGCCAGATAGTATTAAACGCATTGGTGTTAAGTTTATGAAAGAACCTGAACACGTTAAAATCAAAGCAAAAGAAATGACAGCAAACTTAATTGATCAATATTTTGTTCGTTGTAAAGAATTTGAAAAATTTGATATTATGACACGTTTATTTGACGTTCAAAACCCAGATTTAACAATCGTATTTGGCCGTACAAAACGTCGTGTAGATGAATTAGCTCGTGGATTAGAAATGCGTGGTTATAAAGCAGAAGGAATCCATGGTGATTTACCACAACATAAACGTATGAGCATCTTAAAAGCATTTAAAAATGATGAAATTGATATTTTAGTAGCGACAGATGTGGCTGCACGTGGATTAGATATTTCAGGTGTATCACATGTTTACAACTACGATATCCCTCAAGATCCAGAAAGCTACGTTCACCGTATTGGTCGTACTGGTCGTGCTGGTAAAGAAGGTATGTCAGTAACATTCGTTACACCAAACGAAATGAGCTACTTACATGTTATTGAAGATTTAACTAAGAAAAAAATGACACCACTTCGTCCACCTTCTAAAAAAGAAGCGATTGAAGGACAAATTGGTTCAGCTGTTGCTCAAATTAAAGATTTAATGGTTGAAAACGGCTTAGAGTCTTATCAAGATGCAGCAAGTGATTTGTTAGAAAGTTATTCAGCAGAAGATTTAGCTGCTTTATTAATTAAACAAATTGCTAAAGATGATGCATCAGAAGTACCAGTTAATATCACACCAGAACGCCCATTACCATCTCGTAAAGGTCGTGGTGGCGGTGGTCGCGGAGGAAACAACCGTGGTGGCCGTGGAAATTACCGTGGTAACAACAACCGTGGTGGTAACCGTGATAACAACCGTAAAAAAGAACAATACAACAAGAAAAAACGTACAGATAACAGCAAACCAGGTGAAAATCGTAAGCGTAGTAACAATAACAACGCTAATAAAGATAAATCTCGTGGATTTGTTATCCGTAACAACGCTAAATAG